Sequence from the Sphingobium indicum B90A genome:
GGCGGAGCAGGACATGACCAATGCGGCCATTTCCTTCCGCACGCTGACCGGCTTGTCCATCGATCAGGTGGTGATGCCCGATCCGGTGACGAGCGCCGTGCCGCCGACGCTGGACGAAGCCATCGCCGCCGCCCGCACCCACAATCCGCTGGTGCGCGAGGCGGAAGCCGACATCCAGGCGGCGCACGCCGTCGTGGACGAAGCGAAGTCGGAGCTTGGGCCGACGGTCTCGCTGGAAGGAACGGGCCGCATCGGTGAGGATGTGGACGGCTTCCGGGGCAGCACCAACGACGTTCAGGGCCGGGTGGTCGTGCGCTGGCAGCTCTATAATGGCGGCATCAACCGGGCGAAGGTCCAGGAAATGACCCGCCGGGCCAGCGAAGCGCGCTTCCGCCTCAGCCAGCGCCTGCGCGAGGCGGAGGAGGATGTCCGCACCGCCTGGAACCGCTGGGACACGGAAAAGAAGCGCGTGACCGACCTGTCGCGGCAGGGCACGGTGTCCGACGGGCTGCTCGTCTCCTATCGCGAGCAGTTCAATGTCGGGCGGCGTTCGCTGCTGGACGTGCTGGACAGCCAGAACACCCGCTTCAACACCCAGGTGCGGACGGAAACGGCCCGCTTCTCCGAGATTTTCGCGCAATATCAGATCCTGGCGGCCACCAACACGCTGCTGGACACGCTGGGTCTCGCCGCGCCTTCGGACGCCAAGGCGGAAGCGCGGAAGACCTATAATGTCCCTGATCTGCCGCCCGCTGAATTGCAGCGGCGGCGTTATCCGGGCTGAGTTTCATTATTGGGGGTCATCCCGGTGCAAGCCGGGATGGCGCGGGGTAAACAATGTTGGAACGAAGCACACTCAGTCTGGCCGAATGGCTGGACCATCAGGGCGCGCCCGGCGACGAGCTGGTCGAAAGCATCGCCCACGCGGCGCGGCATTTCGACCGCTCGCCGGGGGTCGTCAGCCTTCGCGCGGGGCTTGCCGTCGATGAATCCGGGCGGCTGCCCTTTCATCAGGCGGAATCCGCGCTCGACCAGATCGGCCTGCTGAGCGATCATGTCCGGGGCCGGCTGGACAAATGGCGGCCGGGCAACCTGCCCGCCATCCTGCCGCTGCGTGGCGGGCGCTTCCTGCTGCTCATGGACATCAAGGGCGGCGACGCGCTGGTCCAGCTTCCGCACGCGCAGGAAGCCGTCTGGGCGCCGCTCAGCGATCTGGAGGGCTATTTCACCGGTGAGGCGCTGGTGGTCATGGCCGACCATGGCCGCGAACGCGCCGAGGAACGCCCCTGGGACGAACGCGCCCGCCAGCACTGGTTCTGGCGCGAAGTCTGGCGCGCCCGCGGCGGCTTCGGCTATGTGATGCTGGCCGCGGCGATCATCAACCTGCTCGCCTTCGCGCTGCCGCTGTTCACGATGAACGTCTACGACCGGATCATTCCGAACAAGGCGGCCTCCAGCCTGTGGGTGCTGGGCGTCGGCGTCATGCTGGCCTTCAGCCTCGACTTCGCGCTGCGCATCGCCCGCTCAAGGCTGGTGGACGAGGCCGGTCGCGAAATCGACGAACGCCTGTCGCAACGCCTGTTCGAAAAGGTGCTGAACACGCCGCTTTCCGCCCGTTCCGGCAGCACGGGCGCGCTGGCGCGGCGGGTTTCGGAATTCGAATCCGTGCGCGAATTCTTCACCTCCACCACGGTGGTGCTGGTGGTGGACATCGCCTTCCTCTTCTTCTTCGTCGCCATCATCGCTTTGCTGGGGGGCTGGCTGGCCATCGTGCCAGTCGTCATGATGGCGATCATGGCGAGCGCGGGCTGGTTCCTGCAACGGTCGATGGCCCGCCTGTCCCGCGATGCGCAGGCCGATTCCAGCCTCCAAAGCGCGGCTCTGGTCGAAGCCATAGGCGGCATAGAGACGCTGAAGGCCTGTCGCGCCGAGGGGCGGATGCTGGAACGCTGGCGCCGCTACGCCCGGATGAGCGCGGCGACCCAGGAAAAGCTGCGCAGGCTCTCCTCCAAGAGCGTCACGCTGGCGGCTCTGTGCCAGCAGGTGACGAGCATCGCGCTGGTCATTGGCGGCTTCTACATGTTCGCGGCGGGCGACATTTCGATGGGCGCGATCATCGCCATCGTCATGCTGGCCGGGCGCTCGCTCGCGCCGGTGGGCCAACTCGCCTTCGTCATCGTGCGGGCGCGGCAGGCGATGACGACGCTCGACAGCCTCCAGACGCTGATCGACCAGCCCGACGAACGGCTGGACGGGGCGCGGGGCATCATCCCCAAAATCCGCAAGGGCGCCATCGTCGCGCAGGGCCTGGAATTCGCCTATCCCGGCGCCAGCCAGCCCAGCCTGAAGGGCGTCGACCTGCGCATCGAGCCGGGCGAGCGCATCGGCATCATCGGCCGGGTCGCGTCCGGCAAGTCGACGCTGGGCCGGGTGATCTGCGGCCTCTATCCTCCCACCGGGGGCCTGCTGACCGTCGATGACGTGGACAGCCGCCAATATCATCCGCATGAGCTGCGCTCCGCTTTTCGTTATGTCGGACAGGACGCCGAATTGTTCAGCGGTTCGGTGCGGGAGAATCTGCTGCTAGGCGCTCGCGAAGCCAGCGAAGAAAAGCTGCTGGAGGCGCTGGAACGTTCGGGCGCGTCCCGCTTCTTCGGGCGCGACGCGGCGGGTTTCGACCTGCATATCGGGGAGCGCGGCAGTCGCCTTTCGGGCGGGCAGCGCAGCTTCCTGGTCATGGCGCGGGCGCTGGTGGAACCGGCGAAGCTGCTCTTCCTGGACGAGCCGACCGGCGCAATGGACAACCAGACCGAAAATCTCTTCATCGACCATCTGGAAAAGGCGCTGGAGCCGGACCAGACGCTGATCGTGTCGACCCACCGCCACGCGCTGCTGCGGATCGTGGACCGGCTGATCGTGATCGATCAGGGCGTGGTGCTGGCCGACGGCCCGCGTGACGAGATCATCGGCCAGCTCCAGCGGGGGGCAGGGCAATGAGCGCGGTTAAGGCCCCCCTCCTGACGGAACGTGCTCCGGCGAAGGCCGGAGCCCAGTCCCGCCGGCCGAACTGGGTTCCTGCCTTCGCAGGAACACGAGGCGCTGCGGCTATCGGCTTTGGATTAGCCGCCATGGCTGCCCTTGCCGCGCTCTGGCACCAAGGCCAACCCCAGCCCGCCATCCAGGCGAAGATCGTGGAAGCCGCCCCCGCCATCCCCCGCCAATATCTGGCGCTGGTCCAGATGACGGAGCAAACCGCCCCTGCGGCGGAAGGCGGCGCATTGGAAGGAGATCGGGCCCGCGAGGAGAACCAGCGCCTCGGCTTCTCCAGCGCGACCGGCGCCGCCAAGCCCTTCCGCGCCCTCGCCGCCGCGGGTGAGGACCATGACCGCGCCCTCCAGTGCCTGACGCAGGCCGTCTATTATGAAGCCGCCCGCGAACCCGAAAGCGGCCAGCGCGCCGTCGCGCAGGTGGTGCTGAACCGCGTCCGCCACCCCGCCTTCGCCAAGACGGTGTGCGGTGTCGTCTACCAGCGCTTCGACGCCTCGGTCTGCCAGTTCAGCTTCGTCTGCGATGGATCGCTGGCGCGCCGTCCGCTGCCCGACCTCTGGAACCGGGCGAAGCGGATCGCCGCCGACGCGCTGACCGGCCGGGTCGAGAAGGAAGTGGGCACCGCGACCCATTATCACGCCGACTATGTCTTCCCGCGCTGGGCGCCGCATCTGGCGAAGCTGGCGCAGATCGGCGCGCATATCTTCTACCGCTGGCCGGGCGGCTGGGGCATGCCCGGCGCGTTCACCGGCCACTATGCGGGCGGCGAGCATATTCCCGCCTTCGACCCGTCTCGCTTCGCCAGGGCGGCCGAACCGGACATCGACTATCCGCCCGTCGCAGCCCTGCCCGAACGGCGGGCGGCCAATGACGTGGGCGGCCGCATGGACCCGACCAAGGGCTGGAAACTCTCCATCCCCGATCCTTCGACAGGCGGCGGCGCGCTGAGCGACATGCTCGCCCGCCAGCAAAAAGCCGCGCCGGTCACACTGGCGGCGGACGACCATCATCTCCAAGGGGTGCAACCATGATTTCGCGCTGGATAGGCTGGCTGCGGGGACAACCGGGCAACAAGCAGGTCATTCTCTACAGCGGCGGCGGCATGCTGGTCTTCCTGATGTGGGCCAGCCTCGCGCCGGTGGACGAGGTGACGCACGGGCAGGGCAGGGTGATCCCGTCCAGCAAGGCG
This genomic interval carries:
- a CDS encoding TolC family protein — its product is MTIMRKTCGSLIALCAAAMVSTGWAQTTDLKSAIAAAIDSHPEINQAIQNKQAIEFEREQAKGLYLPRVSVEGSAGVRRLENATRRALNLDDQTLWPLEASVRAEQTVWDSGYRSAEKRRQAARTDGAALRVGERSQFVALNVTRQYLDYMLQQRVVAAAEDNIAFHRKLLGDLGEGVSKGSISIADQQQAEERLQAALVRKSEAEQDMTNAAISFRTLTGLSIDQVVMPDPVTSAVPPTLDEAIAAARTHNPLVREAEADIQAAHAVVDEAKSELGPTVSLEGTGRIGEDVDGFRGSTNDVQGRVVVRWQLYNGGINRAKVQEMTRRASEARFRLSQRLREAEEDVRTAWNRWDTEKKRVTDLSRQGTVSDGLLVSYREQFNVGRRSLLDVLDSQNTRFNTQVRTETARFSEIFAQYQILAATNTLLDTLGLAAPSDAKAEARKTYNVPDLPPAELQRRRYPG
- a CDS encoding type I secretion system permease/ATPase, with translation MLERSTLSLAEWLDHQGAPGDELVESIAHAARHFDRSPGVVSLRAGLAVDESGRLPFHQAESALDQIGLLSDHVRGRLDKWRPGNLPAILPLRGGRFLLLMDIKGGDALVQLPHAQEAVWAPLSDLEGYFTGEALVVMADHGRERAEERPWDERARQHWFWREVWRARGGFGYVMLAAAIINLLAFALPLFTMNVYDRIIPNKAASSLWVLGVGVMLAFSLDFALRIARSRLVDEAGREIDERLSQRLFEKVLNTPLSARSGSTGALARRVSEFESVREFFTSTTVVLVVDIAFLFFFVAIIALLGGWLAIVPVVMMAIMASAGWFLQRSMARLSRDAQADSSLQSAALVEAIGGIETLKACRAEGRMLERWRRYARMSAATQEKLRRLSSKSVTLAALCQQVTSIALVIGGFYMFAAGDISMGAIIAIVMLAGRSLAPVGQLAFVIVRARQAMTTLDSLQTLIDQPDERLDGARGIIPKIRKGAIVAQGLEFAYPGASQPSLKGVDLRIEPGERIGIIGRVASGKSTLGRVICGLYPPTGGLLTVDDVDSRQYHPHELRSAFRYVGQDAELFSGSVRENLLLGAREASEEKLLEALERSGASRFFGRDAAGFDLHIGERGSRLSGGQRSFLVMARALVEPAKLLFLDEPTGAMDNQTENLFIDHLEKALEPDQTLIVSTHRHALLRIVDRLIVIDQGVVLADGPRDEIIGQLQRGAGQ
- a CDS encoding cell wall hydrolase, whose translation is MAALAALWHQGQPQPAIQAKIVEAAPAIPRQYLALVQMTEQTAPAAEGGALEGDRAREENQRLGFSSATGAAKPFRALAAAGEDHDRALQCLTQAVYYEAAREPESGQRAVAQVVLNRVRHPAFAKTVCGVVYQRFDASVCQFSFVCDGSLARRPLPDLWNRAKRIAADALTGRVEKEVGTATHYHADYVFPRWAPHLAKLAQIGAHIFYRWPGGWGMPGAFTGHYAGGEHIPAFDPSRFARAAEPDIDYPPVAALPERRAANDVGGRMDPTKGWKLSIPDPSTGGGALSDMLARQQKAAPVTLAADDHHLQGVQP